TAAATAAAGAGCTGGAAGATATGCGCAATTCGGAATTATGGCAGGCCGGAGCGGCGGTTCGCGCCTTGCGCCCGGAGAGGCAAAAGTAATTTTTGGCCGGCCTTTAGCGAAAGCGGCAGGCGAGCTTTTTTGAAGCCTATTTTGTTTTTATAAAATAAATATATTGCTATGAAACAAGTAATCAGTTCCGGCAACGCGCCAAAAGCCGTTGGGCCGTATTCGCAAGGGATAAAATCCGGAGAATTTTTATTTCTTTCGGGGCAAATTCCTCTAAGGCCGGACGGAAGCCTTGTGGAAGGCGATATCGAAGCGCAGGCCGCGCAAGTTTTAGAGAACATAAAAGCTCTTTTGTCCGAGGCCGGAATGGGCTTTCAAAACGTGGTAAAGTCCACCATGTTCTTAGCCGACCTGGCCGATTTCCAGAAAGCTAACGAAGTTTACGCCAAGTATTTTACCGAGCCTTATCCGGCCCGGGTTACAATTCAAGTTGCCGGGATTCCTAAAGGCGCAAGGATTGAAATTGAAGTAACGGCCAAGGCCTAGCCCGCCCAAAACCCGATTTTTGCGGAATAACCAAGCAATTTAGAGCCATCCTAAAAGGGGTGGCTCTTATATTACTTATATTAAAGTTTATTTTTTTATTTTCGTTTCGGCTATTAAAGCCCCTAAAAATTTTTCTACCGCCTTTAGCCCTTGGCCCGCGCGGGCCTCGGTGTAGGCGTTTAGGCAGGCGCTTCCGATTACCGCCAATTCAGCTTTTCCTTTCAAGGACTGGAGGTGTTCTTTTTTTGATATGCCAAAACCCACGGCGATCGGAATATGGATATAGCGTTTTATTTCTTTTAGATGCTTATTTAAAGAGCGGTCCAGACTGGATTTCACGCCGGTTGTCCCTTTGCGTCCGACATAATATAAAAATCCGCCGGCTACTTTGGCGTTTTTTTTCGCTCGCTCGGCCGTAGAAGCCGGGGAAAGAAGGCGGATAGGAATAAGATTGTTGTTCTTCGCGTGGCGGATATAGTGTTCTTCGGCTTC
This sequence is a window from Patescibacteria group bacterium. Protein-coding genes within it:
- a CDS encoding RidA family protein yields the protein MKQVISSGNAPKAVGPYSQGIKSGEFLFLSGQIPLRPDGSLVEGDIEAQAAQVLENIKALLSEAGMGFQNVVKSTMFLADLADFQKANEVYAKYFTEPYPARVTIQVAGIPKGARIEIEVTAKA
- the trpA gene encoding tryptophan synthase subunit alpha, producing MNKINLQLEKIKKENRLGLMTHIVIGYPTIKESLNLVKLMARLGVDFVELQIPFSDPMADGPTIMKANKKSLDNGTRVRDSFRAMKELSRQVEIPLLFMGYFNVVLNYGVEKFCRDAEAAGASGLIFPDIPLEEEAEEHYIRHAKNNNLIPIRLLSPASTAERAKKNAKVAGGFLYYVGRKGTTGVKSSLDRSLNKHLKEIKRYIHIPIAVGFGISKKEHLQSLKGKAELAVIGSACLNAYTEARAGQGLKAVEKFLGALIAETKIKK